In a genomic window of Amycolatopsis japonica:
- a CDS encoding response regulator: MTESLEPIHILLVEDDPGDVLMTQEAFEHHKIRNTLSVVSDGEQALQFLRREAPFEDAERPGLILLDLNLPRKDGREVLSEVKASPELRTIPVVVLTTSEAEEDILRSYDLHANAYVTKPVDFDRFIDVVRQIDNFFVTVVKLPR, translated from the coding sequence ATGACCGAGTCCTTGGAGCCGATCCACATCCTGCTGGTCGAAGACGACCCCGGCGACGTCCTCATGACGCAGGAGGCGTTCGAGCACCACAAGATCCGCAACACCCTGTCGGTCGTCTCCGACGGCGAGCAGGCTTTGCAGTTCTTGCGCAGGGAAGCGCCGTTCGAGGACGCGGAACGTCCGGGGCTGATCCTGCTCGACCTGAACCTGCCCCGCAAGGACGGCCGCGAGGTGCTCAGCGAGGTCAAGGCGTCGCCGGAGCTGCGCACCATCCCGGTCGTAGTGCTCACCACCTCCGAAGCCGAAGAGGACATCCTCCGCAGCTACGACCTGCACGCCAACGCCTATGTCACCAAGCCGGTCGACTTCGACCGGTTCATCGACGTGGTACGCCAGATCGACAACTTCTTCGTCACCGTGGTGAAGCTTCCCCGCTGA
- a CDS encoding serine/threonine-protein kinase: MSAPAEVVAALPQYEIGPAIGQGGMGVVFAGVHRSLRRDVAIKQLPWDVLNHAVSSELFDREARVLASLDHPHIVPVYDYVRTGREHLMVMERLDGGTVHSRFHSGEIGGEQACAIGLAMLAGLHAAHEAGVLHLDVKPKNLLFTTQGVMKVADFGIAKVISEGATLVTHGGEVLGTPAYIAPEQAMGNALSPAADVYSAGTVLYELLSGKLPFDNTRGAISMMRQHMFTDPRPIDGVPSPLAGVVMRSLSRELDSRYRDAETFAADLASAATAVYGPGWLERSRVPVRHLTPRVISAIGATVPAGDGPTRPVRRPAPDPTLSATRAELEPGKRPGSVLWFRLAAAVAAIVLVVLTLLTPERLPHEATTLKIDGVAASSASLDLSKTFAVTGEGNPGQVTLALSAAGIPLGSASAVPKPEGEGFRADLAFPGLTRWIVGGAVTATLTADGVPRTFTVVTDQHPLASALGAGSLILALFALAYLESGLRTLRNGHRWRGALVGGPVLGLLFGATAWLCVSVLRVHEPAVLFGVGCSIAGAVATGFVVAAARVRRMR, encoded by the coding sequence ATGAGCGCACCCGCCGAGGTCGTCGCCGCGCTACCGCAGTACGAGATCGGGCCCGCGATCGGCCAGGGCGGGATGGGGGTCGTCTTCGCCGGCGTCCACCGTTCGCTGCGCCGCGACGTCGCCATCAAACAACTGCCGTGGGACGTGCTGAACCACGCCGTCAGCAGCGAACTCTTCGACCGCGAAGCGCGCGTGCTGGCCAGCCTCGACCATCCGCACATCGTGCCCGTGTACGACTACGTGCGCACCGGCCGTGAGCACCTGATGGTGATGGAACGGCTCGACGGCGGCACGGTGCACAGCCGGTTCCACAGTGGCGAGATCGGCGGGGAACAGGCCTGCGCGATCGGGCTGGCGATGCTCGCCGGTCTCCACGCGGCGCACGAAGCGGGCGTACTGCATCTCGACGTCAAACCGAAGAACCTGCTCTTCACCACGCAAGGCGTGATGAAGGTGGCCGACTTCGGCATCGCGAAGGTGATCAGCGAGGGCGCCACCCTCGTCACGCACGGCGGCGAAGTCCTCGGCACACCCGCCTACATCGCGCCCGAGCAGGCGATGGGCAACGCGCTGAGCCCGGCGGCGGACGTCTACTCGGCGGGCACGGTGCTCTACGAACTGCTGTCCGGGAAGCTGCCCTTCGACAACACCCGTGGCGCGATCAGCATGATGCGCCAGCACATGTTCACCGATCCGCGCCCGATCGACGGCGTGCCGTCACCGCTCGCCGGGGTCGTCATGCGCAGCCTCTCGCGCGAACTCGACTCTCGGTACCGCGACGCGGAGACCTTCGCCGCAGACCTCGCTTCCGCCGCCACCGCCGTGTACGGGCCGGGCTGGCTCGAACGCTCTCGCGTGCCGGTGCGGCATCTCACCCCGAGGGTGATCTCCGCGATCGGCGCGACGGTGCCCGCCGGAGACGGACCGACCCGGCCGGTCCGGCGTCCCGCACCGGATCCGACGCTGTCGGCGACCCGCGCGGAACTCGAACCGGGGAAACGTCCGGGCTCGGTGCTCTGGTTCCGGCTGGCCGCGGCCGTCGCCGCGATCGTGCTCGTGGTGCTCACCCTGCTCACGCCGGAACGGTTGCCGCACGAGGCCACGACGCTGAAGATCGACGGCGTCGCGGCCTCGTCGGCGTCCCTCGACCTCAGCAAGACGTTCGCGGTGACGGGGGAGGGGAACCCTGGCCAGGTCACCCTCGCCCTTTCCGCCGCCGGGATCCCGCTCGGTTCCGCGTCGGCGGTCCCGAAACCCGAGGGCGAGGGCTTCCGTGCCGATCTCGCTTTTCCGGGTCTCACCCGGTGGATCGTCGGCGGCGCCGTCACCGCGACCCTGACCGCGGACGGTGTCCCGCGGACCTTCACCGTCGTCACCGACCAGCATCCGCTCGCGAGCGCGCTCGGCGCGGGCAGCCTGATCCTCGCCCTGTTCGCCTTGGCGTACTTGGAATCCGGGTTGCGGACCCTCCGCAACGGACACCGCTGGCGGGGCGCGCTCGTCGGCGGGCCGGTGCTCGGCCTGCTGTTCGGCGCGACGGCATGGCTCTGCGTCTCGGTGCTGAGGGTGCACGAGCCCGCGGTCCTGTTCGGCGTCGGCTGCTCGATCGCGGGTGCCGTGGCGACCGGTTTCGTGGTCGCGGCCGCCCGCGTCCGGCGCATGCGCTGA
- a CDS encoding DUF2382 domain-containing protein → MAKTMQPQELIDSAVVDPTGNKLGKVGNVYLADATRQPEWITVKTGLFGTKESFVPLSGAHADQDGVHVRVDKDAVSDAPRIEADGHLSMEESAQLYKHYGLPMPRTSPDGRMDDRTQGRGDAGRGKAGMDPGKRADSGRKERDTEPTMTRSEERLNVGTEQVETGHVRLRKYVVTEEQQVTVPVSHEEVRIEREPITKPGGERAEIAEDEQEVVLHAEKPVVDKETVAVERARLKTETVTEDQTISGKVRKEQFEVVDDEGKHRKS, encoded by the coding sequence ATGGCGAAGACCATGCAGCCGCAGGAACTCATCGACAGTGCCGTGGTCGACCCGACCGGCAACAAGCTCGGGAAGGTGGGCAACGTCTACCTCGCCGACGCGACGCGCCAGCCGGAATGGATCACCGTCAAGACGGGCCTGTTCGGCACCAAGGAGAGTTTCGTCCCGCTTTCGGGAGCGCATGCGGACCAGGACGGCGTGCACGTCCGCGTCGACAAGGACGCGGTCTCCGACGCGCCCCGGATCGAGGCCGACGGCCACCTGTCCATGGAGGAGAGCGCGCAGCTGTACAAGCATTACGGGCTCCCGATGCCGCGGACGTCGCCGGACGGCCGGATGGACGACCGGACGCAGGGCCGGGGCGACGCCGGCCGTGGCAAGGCGGGCATGGACCCGGGCAAGCGTGCGGATTCCGGTCGGAAGGAGCGGGACACCGAGCCCACCATGACGCGGTCCGAGGAACGGCTGAACGTCGGCACCGAGCAGGTCGAGACCGGCCACGTCCGGCTGCGCAAGTACGTCGTCACCGAGGAGCAGCAGGTCACCGTCCCGGTCAGCCACGAGGAGGTCCGGATCGAGCGGGAGCCGATCACGAAGCCGGGCGGTGAGCGGGCCGAGATCGCCGAGGACGAACAGGAAGTCGTGCTGCACGCCGAGAAACCGGTGGTGGACAAGGAAACCGTCGCGGTCGAGCGGGCGAGGCTCAAGACCGAGACCGTCACCGAGGACCAGACGATCTCCGGCAAGGTCCGTAAGGAGCAGTTCGAGGTCGTCGACGACGAGGGCAAGCACCGCAAGTCGTGA
- a CDS encoding ABC-F family ATP-binding cassette domain-containing protein, giving the protein MSSPLSPAPVRAAHVRLSGVHVSFGGRPVLSGVDLVAAAGDRVAIVGENGRGKTTLLRVLAGDLPADRGDVHRSGSAGVADQQIPLGANDTVGALIDLELAAVRDALARLESATEALSEGLPGADDVFAAALEQAEALDAWDADRRVEVSLAALNAVDDRDRPLGTLSVGQRHRVRLACLLGAGHPVLLLDEPTNHLDAAGLEHLTERLRAHPGVVVLVSHDRALLADVATTVIDLDPSSDGRPRVYGGGYASHVEARRAERARWETEHAEQIAERQRLADDLSAARNRLRDNWRPPKGTGRHVRATRAPGLVRAVHRRQEELAGHVVAVPPPPARFSMPDLPSHGGAVLLRAAGVTVAGRLARPVDVALESGDRLVVTGRNGAGKSTLLSVLAGELEPDTGTVARSRSARIGLLGQESDLPGRRTAMELYDERLARSGISGPGLGQLGLLGGYDRNRPVAELSVGARRRLDLALVLACRPHVVLLDEPTNHLSATLVDELTAALGTTPAAVVIATHDRQLSRDTASWPRLAL; this is encoded by the coding sequence ATGTCATCCCCTCTTTCGCCCGCGCCTGTGCGCGCGGCGCACGTCCGCCTGTCCGGCGTCCACGTCTCCTTCGGGGGACGGCCCGTGCTCTCCGGCGTCGATCTCGTCGCCGCGGCCGGGGACCGGGTCGCCATCGTCGGGGAGAACGGTCGCGGCAAGACCACTCTTCTCCGGGTACTCGCCGGTGACCTGCCCGCGGATCGCGGCGACGTGCACCGTTCGGGTTCGGCCGGTGTCGCCGACCAGCAGATCCCGCTCGGCGCGAACGACACCGTCGGCGCGCTGATCGACCTCGAACTCGCCGCCGTCCGCGATGCGCTGGCTCGTCTCGAGTCCGCCACCGAGGCGCTCAGCGAGGGTCTTCCGGGCGCGGACGACGTTTTCGCCGCCGCGCTGGAACAGGCCGAAGCCCTCGACGCGTGGGACGCGGACAGGCGTGTCGAAGTGTCGTTGGCGGCCTTGAACGCCGTGGACGACCGCGACCGTCCACTCGGGACACTCTCGGTCGGGCAACGGCACCGGGTCCGGCTGGCGTGCCTGCTCGGCGCCGGGCATCCGGTCCTGCTGCTCGACGAACCGACGAACCATCTCGACGCGGCGGGCCTCGAACACCTCACCGAGCGGTTGCGCGCGCACCCGGGTGTGGTCGTGCTGGTCAGCCACGACCGGGCGTTGCTCGCGGACGTCGCCACCACGGTGATCGACCTCGATCCGTCGAGCGACGGCAGGCCGCGCGTTTACGGCGGCGGATACGCGAGTCATGTCGAGGCCCGCCGAGCCGAACGTGCCCGCTGGGAAACCGAGCACGCCGAGCAGATCGCCGAACGGCAACGGCTGGCCGACGACCTGTCCGCCGCCCGGAACCGGTTGCGGGACAACTGGCGCCCGCCCAAGGGCACCGGCAGGCATGTCCGTGCCACCCGCGCGCCCGGACTGGTCCGCGCGGTCCACCGGCGGCAGGAAGAACTGGCCGGGCACGTGGTGGCCGTCCCGCCGCCGCCCGCCCGGTTCTCCATGCCGGACCTGCCGTCACACGGAGGCGCTGTCCTGCTCCGAGCCGCCGGGGTGACGGTGGCCGGACGGCTGGCGCGTCCGGTCGACGTGGCGCTGGAAAGCGGCGACCGGCTGGTGGTCACCGGCCGCAACGGAGCGGGGAAGTCGACGCTCCTGAGCGTGCTGGCCGGGGAACTCGAGCCGGACACGGGCACGGTCGCGCGCTCCCGATCGGCGCGGATCGGGCTGCTGGGACAGGAATCCGATCTGCCGGGCAGGCGGACGGCGATGGAGCTGTACGACGAACGGCTCGCCAGGTCGGGGATCTCCGGTCCGGGCCTGGGCCAACTGGGCCTGCTCGGTGGTTACGACCGCAACCGGCCGGTGGCCGAACTGTCGGTCGGCGCCCGGCGTCGGCTGGACCTGGCGCTCGTACTGGCCTGTCGCCCGCACGTCGTGCTGCTGGACGAACCGACCAATCACCTGTCCGCCACCCTCGTCGACGAGCTGACCGCCGCGCTCGGGACGACACCGGCCGCGGTGGTGATCGCGACACACGACCGGCAGCTTTCGCGGGACACGGCGTCCTGGCCGAGGCTCGCGTTGTGA
- a CDS encoding class I SAM-dependent methyltransferase: MSAYTRQAMARLFDRTAETYDALGVDFFGTFAGELLDRVALVPGERVLDVGCGRGAVLFPAAERVGAGGSVLGIDLSAEMVERTAKDVEARGANASVSLMDAQEPTLPDAAFDVVLASFVVFFLPDPVAGLRSWHRLLASGGRLGVTTFGADDPRWAAVREVFKPFVPPELAWTLAIRSGLFATLEGFGQAVESAGFTGVTSVERVYPVKFADPGHWITWSWSHGQRMFWELIPEDRLDAVRQAVLAELEPLREPDGSVVLAQTVRYTLAHHA; this comes from the coding sequence ATGAGCGCTTACACCCGGCAGGCGATGGCGCGGCTGTTCGACCGGACGGCGGAGACCTACGACGCTCTCGGGGTCGACTTCTTCGGCACGTTCGCCGGGGAACTGCTCGACCGGGTCGCGCTCGTCCCCGGCGAGCGGGTGCTGGACGTCGGCTGCGGGCGGGGCGCGGTGCTGTTCCCGGCGGCCGAGCGGGTCGGCGCGGGCGGATCGGTGCTGGGGATCGACCTGTCCGCGGAAATGGTCGAGCGCACCGCGAAAGACGTCGAGGCGCGCGGCGCCAACGCCTCGGTTTCCCTTATGGACGCCCAAGAACCGACGCTGCCCGATGCCGCCTTCGACGTGGTCCTCGCATCGTTCGTGGTCTTCTTCCTGCCCGATCCGGTCGCCGGGCTGCGGTCTTGGCATCGTCTCCTCGCGTCCGGCGGCCGGCTGGGGGTGACCACGTTCGGCGCCGACGATCCGCGCTGGGCCGCCGTGCGTGAGGTCTTCAAACCGTTCGTACCGCCGGAGCTGGCCTGGACGCTCGCCATCAGGTCGGGGCTGTTCGCCACCCTCGAAGGTTTCGGCCAGGCCGTGGAGTCGGCGGGCTTCACCGGTGTCACGTCCGTGGAACGCGTCTATCCGGTGAAGTTCGCCGACCCCGGGCACTGGATCACCTGGTCCTGGTCGCACGGCCAGCGGATGTTCTGGGAGCTGATCCCGGAAGACCGCCTCGACGCCGTACGCCAGGCCGTGCTCGCGGAGCTCGAACCGCTCCGCGAGCCCGACGGGAGCGTGGTGCTGGCGCAGACCGTGCGCTACACCCTCGCCCACCACGCTTGA
- a CDS encoding YdcF family protein codes for MEAAAIPFAIAALCCAAFLVSFLRDRRRLRNGFYLFFALLFLGVTFIALLASVSPEAAGFVAVGVILLIIPTVLALTVFLICNGITMLRREGRRLANVLSLLAGLGICALIVFNATVTQLAWEPLDIVRGILNGLVVYFSFLFVCFLLYSIVYGRIRTEKGVDFVVVLGSGLLDGHRVPPLLAGRLNRARRVIDAEARRGGEPMVVTSGGQGPDEDLPESHAMAGYLVENGVPRERILLEDRSRTTFENLTFSAEIMRQRKADYRCTVVTNNFHVLRAALIARRAKVNGQVIGSPTAWYFWPSATIREFVAIVVEHKYKNLVVCGLIVLSQVSRAFS; via the coding sequence GTGGAGGCCGCTGCCATCCCCTTCGCCATCGCGGCCCTGTGCTGCGCGGCGTTCCTGGTGAGCTTCCTGCGCGACCGGCGCCGGTTGCGGAACGGCTTCTACCTGTTCTTCGCGCTCCTCTTCCTCGGCGTGACGTTCATCGCGCTGCTCGCCTCGGTTTCGCCCGAAGCGGCGGGTTTCGTCGCGGTCGGCGTGATCCTGCTGATCATCCCGACGGTCCTCGCGCTGACGGTCTTCCTGATCTGCAACGGGATCACCATGCTCCGCCGGGAGGGTCGCAGGCTGGCCAACGTCCTTTCGCTGCTGGCGGGGCTCGGCATCTGCGCGCTGATCGTCTTCAACGCGACCGTCACGCAGCTGGCCTGGGAGCCCCTCGACATCGTCCGGGGCATCCTCAACGGGTTGGTCGTCTACTTCTCGTTCCTGTTCGTCTGCTTCCTGCTGTACTCGATCGTCTACGGCCGCATCCGCACCGAGAAGGGCGTGGATTTCGTGGTGGTGCTGGGTTCGGGACTGCTGGACGGTCACCGCGTCCCGCCGCTGCTGGCCGGGCGCCTGAACCGCGCCCGGCGCGTGATCGACGCCGAAGCCCGCCGCGGCGGGGAACCGATGGTGGTCACCTCGGGCGGGCAGGGACCCGACGAGGACCTGCCCGAGTCCCACGCCATGGCCGGGTATCTGGTCGAGAACGGCGTGCCGAGGGAGCGGATCCTGCTCGAAGACCGGTCGCGGACGACCTTCGAGAACCTCACCTTCAGCGCCGAGATCATGCGGCAGCGGAAGGCGGACTATCGCTGCACGGTCGTCACGAACAACTTCCACGTGCTCCGCGCCGCCCTCATCGCCCGCCGCGCGAAGGTGAACGGCCAGGTCATCGGGTCGCCGACGGCGTGGTACTTCTGGCCGAGCGCCACCATCCGCGAATTCGTCGCCATCGTGGTGGAGCACAAGTACAAGAACCTGGTGGTGTGCGGGCTGATCGTGCTTTCGCAGGTTTCCCGCGCCTTCTCGTGA
- a CDS encoding ABC-F family ATP-binding cassette domain-containing protein, translating to MGHVEVAHVEYHLPDGRLLLDDVSFRVGEGSVCALVGANGAGKTTLLRLISGELSPSEGSVTISGGLGVMPQFVGSVRDERTVRDLLVSVSPDALRAAARAVDETELALMERDDEANQMAYAQALGDWGDARGYEAEVVWDKCTTAALNLPYEKARWREVRTLSGGEQKRLVLEALLLGGSGVLLLDEPDNYLDVPGKQWLEERLRETQKTVLFVSHDRELLARAAKKIISVEPGPAGGDVWVHGGGFDTYHQARAERFERFEELRRRWDEKHAQLKKLVADMRQYAARSDEMASRYHAAQTRLRKFEEAGAPAAPPREQKITMRLRGGRTGVRAVTCEGLELSGLMKPFDLEVFYGERVAVLGSNGSGKSHFLRLLAGEDVAHDGRWKLGARVVPGHFAQTHAHPELLGQTLVDILWTGYARSRGPAMNVLRRYELDGQGDQRFEKLSGGQQARFQILLLEIGGATILLLDEPTDNLDLASAEALQQALEAYEGTTIAVTHDRWFARSFDRYLVFGSDGQVRETTEPVWDERPVQRAR from the coding sequence ATGGGTCACGTGGAAGTCGCGCATGTCGAATACCACCTGCCCGACGGACGACTTCTCCTCGACGATGTCTCGTTCCGGGTCGGGGAGGGCAGCGTCTGCGCGCTCGTCGGCGCCAACGGGGCGGGCAAGACGACGTTGCTGCGGCTGATCTCCGGGGAGCTCTCCCCCAGCGAGGGCTCGGTGACCATCAGCGGCGGGCTCGGGGTGATGCCCCAGTTCGTCGGGTCGGTACGCGACGAACGGACCGTGCGGGACCTGCTCGTCTCGGTGTCGCCGGACGCTCTCCGCGCCGCCGCGCGGGCCGTCGACGAGACCGAACTCGCCTTGATGGAACGCGACGACGAAGCGAACCAGATGGCGTACGCGCAGGCGCTCGGCGACTGGGGTGACGCTCGTGGTTACGAAGCCGAAGTCGTGTGGGACAAGTGCACGACGGCGGCGCTCAACCTGCCGTACGAGAAGGCGCGCTGGCGCGAGGTGCGCACGCTCTCCGGCGGTGAACAGAAACGGCTGGTGCTGGAGGCGCTGCTCCTCGGCGGGTCCGGCGTCCTCCTGCTCGACGAGCCGGACAACTATCTCGACGTCCCCGGCAAGCAGTGGCTGGAAGAACGGCTGCGCGAGACCCAGAAGACCGTGCTGTTCGTTTCGCACGACCGGGAACTCCTCGCGCGAGCGGCGAAGAAGATCATCAGCGTCGAGCCCGGGCCCGCCGGCGGCGACGTCTGGGTGCACGGTGGCGGCTTCGACACCTATCACCAGGCGCGTGCGGAACGGTTCGAACGGTTCGAGGAACTCCGCCGCAGGTGGGACGAAAAGCACGCCCAGCTCAAGAAACTCGTCGCCGACATGCGCCAGTACGCCGCGCGCAGCGACGAGATGGCCTCGCGCTATCACGCCGCGCAGACGCGGCTGCGCAAATTCGAGGAGGCCGGAGCGCCCGCCGCTCCCCCGCGCGAGCAGAAGATCACCATGCGCCTGCGCGGCGGCCGGACCGGGGTTCGCGCCGTCACCTGCGAAGGGCTCGAACTCAGCGGCCTGATGAAACCCTTCGATCTGGAGGTCTTCTACGGCGAGCGGGTCGCGGTACTCGGCTCGAACGGCTCCGGAAAGTCGCATTTCCTGCGGCTGTTGGCCGGTGAGGACGTCGCGCACGACGGACGCTGGAAGCTCGGCGCCCGCGTCGTCCCCGGCCACTTCGCGCAGACGCACGCCCATCCCGAACTGCTCGGGCAGACACTCGTCGACATCCTCTGGACCGGCTACGCCCGAAGCCGGGGGCCGGCGATGAACGTCCTGCGCCGTTACGAACTCGACGGGCAGGGCGATCAGCGGTTCGAGAAGCTGTCCGGCGGCCAGCAGGCGCGGTTCCAGATCCTGCTGCTGGAGATCGGCGGCGCCACCATCCTGCTGCTCGACGAACCGACCGACAACCTCGACCTGGCGTCGGCGGAAGCGTTGCAACAGGCGCTGGAAGCGTACGAAGGCACGACTATCGCCGTGACGCACGACCGGTGGTTCGCGCGCTCCTTCGATCGGTACCTCGTCTTCGGCTCGGACGGGCAGGTGCGGGAAACGACGGAACCGGTGTGGGACGAGCGGCCGGTGCAACGCGCGCGCTGA
- a CDS encoding DUF6412 domain-containing protein — MERTYFGVRLKLMLALFLPELFVVLPVVGGINPLSLATALTASVAVANPLGLAAALTASLAAVLLALAVHFRLEPAAAAMRVRAISLRERAQLFLSLRDPDARGRVRPRAPSPGIVTA; from the coding sequence GTGGAGCGAACCTACTTCGGCGTGCGGCTCAAGCTGATGCTTGCGCTGTTCCTGCCCGAGTTGTTCGTCGTGCTCCCGGTCGTCGGCGGGATCAACCCGCTGAGCCTGGCCACCGCGCTGACGGCGTCGGTGGCGGTCGCCAACCCGCTCGGGCTGGCCGCCGCCCTGACCGCGTCCCTCGCCGCCGTCCTGCTCGCGCTCGCGGTGCATTTCCGCCTCGAACCGGCGGCCGCCGCGATGCGGGTGCGCGCCATCAGCCTGCGCGAACGCGCGCAGCTGTTCCTGAGCCTGCGCGATCCCGACGCGCGCGGCCGCGTCCGGCCCAGGGCTCCGTCACCGGGCATCGTGACTGCCTGA
- the yidC gene encoding membrane protein insertase YidC — protein MFDFFLYPVSAILWFWHKVFGAVSSPDSGVAWVLSIVFLVFTLRLLLVKPALSALRAGRRMQALAPEMRRIKEKYGKDRQRMVEEVRKLHAESGSNPLGGCLPALIQLPVFLSLYWVLRDFTPGAVSNHVFDHAGVQSFLNADLFGAKLGNWLSQPAAELAAFGTDHVHMIAVGVPLMLIASLATFLSMRSGLARQSAPETAGITKLMMYLAPVGMLVSGSFFPVPIGVLLYFLATNVWTLGQQHFLTKVVDREEASR, from the coding sequence ATGTTCGATTTCTTCCTGTACCCCGTTTCCGCCATTCTCTGGTTCTGGCACAAGGTCTTCGGTGCCGTGTCGAGCCCCGACTCGGGCGTCGCCTGGGTGCTGTCCATCGTGTTCCTCGTCTTCACATTGCGTCTCCTGCTGGTCAAACCCGCGCTCAGCGCGTTGCGCGCGGGCCGCCGCATGCAGGCACTCGCCCCGGAGATGCGGCGGATCAAGGAGAAATACGGCAAAGATCGCCAGCGGATGGTGGAAGAAGTCCGGAAACTGCATGCCGAAAGCGGCTCAAACCCGCTGGGCGGCTGTCTCCCGGCGCTGATCCAGCTCCCGGTGTTCCTGTCGCTGTACTGGGTCCTGCGCGATTTCACGCCGGGCGCCGTCTCGAACCACGTCTTCGACCACGCCGGTGTGCAGTCGTTCCTGAACGCGGACCTGTTCGGCGCGAAGCTCGGCAACTGGCTTTCGCAACCCGCGGCGGAACTGGCGGCGTTCGGCACGGATCACGTCCACATGATCGCCGTCGGCGTGCCGCTGATGCTGATCGCGAGCCTGGCCACGTTCCTCTCGATGCGATCGGGCCTCGCGCGGCAGTCCGCTCCGGAGACCGCCGGGATCACCAAGCTGATGATGTACCTGGCGCCGGTCGGCATGCTGGTCTCGGGATCGTTCTTCCCGGTACCGATCGGGGTGCTGCTGTACTTCCTGGCCACCAACGTGTGGACGCTGGGGCAGCAGCACTTCCTCACCAAGGTCGTCGACCGCGAGGAGGCTAGCCGCTGA
- a CDS encoding GOLPH3/VPS74 family protein, translated as MAHSLPQRMYLLGYDTEKNRLDPAGAVVRGSLLRAAAVADLVLAGLLSDRDGKAERTAAAGLAPEDPFLAKVLEDAPGTKPRRWLTVVDRDWHRAEGIVRDQLAAAGTITVGRHRAMGIFPVRDIALADPRLVEGLRGRVRDVVLSGQDPTAVPIEDAVLAVLSAEGDVHTVFSAKENRVHRSAIKALAAHVDTVLPGLRKAVRYSVAARRSVSG; from the coding sequence ATGGCTCACTCTCTGCCGCAACGGATGTACCTGCTCGGCTACGACACCGAGAAGAACCGGCTCGACCCCGCCGGCGCCGTCGTGCGGGGCTCGCTCCTGCGTGCGGCCGCGGTGGCCGATCTGGTCCTCGCGGGCCTCCTCTCCGATCGCGACGGGAAGGCCGAGCGCACGGCCGCGGCGGGTCTCGCCCCGGAAGACCCCTTCCTCGCCAAGGTGCTCGAAGACGCTCCCGGAACGAAACCGCGGCGCTGGCTCACCGTCGTCGATCGCGATTGGCACCGGGCCGAGGGCATCGTCCGGGACCAGCTCGCCGCGGCCGGGACGATCACGGTCGGCAGGCACCGGGCGATGGGCATCTTCCCCGTCCGAGACATCGCCCTGGCTGATCCTCGGCTGGTAGAAGGGCTCCGTGGACGAGTCCGCGACGTGGTGCTGAGCGGTCAAGACCCCACCGCCGTCCCGATCGAGGACGCGGTGCTCGCCGTGCTCTCCGCCGAGGGCGACGTCCACACGGTGTTCAGCGCCAAGGAGAACCGCGTGCATCGGAGCGCGATCAAGGCGCTCGCGGCGCACGTCGACACCGTCCTGCCCGGACTGCGGAAGGCGGTCCGGTACTCGGTCGCGGCCCGCCGGTCGGTCAGCGGCTAG